The DNA sequence TAGTGTTCCCTCCCCGATGCGCCGGATGATTTCCTCCGCCGCCAGTCCCCGGCTCTCCCGGGGGCGGCTCCATACTCCGATCTTCAGGCCGCAGGCTTTTGCCGCCGCGATTTTCTCCGGATAGCCCCCGGTCCGGCCGGATTCCTTCGTGATCAGAATGTCCGCCCCGGCGGCGCCAAACATCGCCATGTTAAGCTCCCGGGAAAAAGGTCCCTGCATGCAGATGATGCGGCGGGCCAAAAACCCGGCGGCCTGACAGGCAGCCAGCCCCGCCGGATCCGGCAGAATCCTCAGCCAGACCCGCTCGGCACTGCCCCTGATTCGGGACAGCCGCTCCGCTTCCTTGGCCCCCAGCGTCGAGAAAATGATCCCTGGCTGTTCGTTCAGCCAGGCGATCAGATCCTCCAGATCAGAAAACCGCTCCAGCTGTTCCCCGTCACCCTCTTCCTCAGAGCTGTCCGCGCGCAGTACCCGCAAATACTGAGTTCCGGCCGCGCGGCAGGCCGCCCGGATATTCTCGCTGACCACCGCGGCAAAGGGATGGGTGGCGTCAATCACCAGACGGGGCTTCCGCTGCCGGAAGAGGTCCGCCATTTCCCCGGTTTCCAGCCGGCCCCGCCGGATCGAGAGGCTCCCCCCCTCTTCCAGCAGCGACTCCCCGTATTCCGTCGCCACGCAGACCAGCGCCGGCAGGGCTTTCGCCCGCAAGGCCGCCGCCAGCAGCCGCCCCTCCGTGGTTCCGCCGAACAGAATGACTTCAGTCAAGCCGGTACCCCCTGGGCGTGACCATTCTTCCGCCGATGATCCGGGTCTGGCTGCTGCCGATGAACACCGTGGTGAACATGTCCACCGAAGTCTGGCTCAGCTCCTCCAACGTCAGAATCGCATCCGACTGACCGGCGCGCCCGATGTTCCGGACCAGGCCGCAGACGGTTTGCGCCGGTTTGTGACGCCTGAGGATGGCGCAGGCTTTCTCCAGGTAATCGTGGCGGGAGCGGCTGGAGGGATTGTACAGCGCCAGACAGAAGTCGGCGGCAGCCGCGTGCTCCAGCCGTCGCTCAATCACCTCCCAGGGCGTCAAGAGATCCGACAGGCTGATCACCGCGAAGTCATGAGTCAGAGGGGCACCCAGCACCGCCGCCCCGGCCAGGGCTGCCGTCACCCCCGCCACCACCTCGATCTCCACCGGTTCATACTCGGCCGCCAGTTCACAGATC is a window from the Clostridiaceae bacterium HFYG-1003 genome containing:
- the cobK gene encoding precorrin-6A reductase, encoding MTEVILFGGTTEGRLLAAALRAKALPALVCVATEYGESLLEEGGSLSIRRGRLETGEMADLFRQRKPRLVIDATHPFAAVVSENIRAACRAAGTQYLRVLRADSSEEEGDGEQLERFSDLEDLIAWLNEQPGIIFSTLGAKEAERLSRIRGSAERVWLRILPDPAGLAACQAAGFLARRIICMQGPFSRELNMAMFGAAGADILITKESGRTGGYPEKIAAAKACGLKIGVWSRPRESRGLAAEEIIRRIGEGTL
- the cobJ gene encoding precorrin-3B C(17)-methyltransferase — translated: MKKLYVAGIGPGDARNMTAACREAIEDCDVMVGYSKYVELVAPLFPHKRTLDTPMTREVERCRMALELACRGETVAMICSGDAGVYGMAGLICELAAEYEPVEIEVVAGVTAALAGAAVLGAPLTHDFAVISLSDLLTPWEVIERRLEHAAAADFCLALYNPSSRSRHDYLEKACAILRRHKPAQTVCGLVRNIGRAGQSDAILTLEELSQTSVDMFTTVFIGSSQTRIIGGRMVTPRGYRLD